A window of Polaromonas hydrogenivorans contains these coding sequences:
- a CDS encoding transcriptional regulator, whose product MELKSWLEGESGRAVKLAAALKVYPSFVSKIANGTKPVPFEQCMPIERATEGAVTRRDLKPDDYLIHWPELAYAHTEIAQPAINAVAVIQTSIKHVEAVAVAAIRDEASQATAEIKHVATELLVQGAATSELTNSALPGNKVLINNRRTGFVRRIEDRVRLGLDIGSAGQGV is encoded by the coding sequence ATGGAACTCAAATCATGGCTTGAAGGCGAATCTGGTCGGGCGGTAAAGTTAGCAGCAGCGCTCAAGGTGTATCCCTCGTTCGTTTCAAAAATTGCGAATGGCACTAAACCAGTACCTTTTGAGCAATGCATGCCGATTGAGCGCGCCACCGAGGGTGCCGTTACACGGCGCGACTTGAAGCCCGATGACTACCTGATTCATTGGCCAGAACTGGCATATGCGCATACTGAGATTGCTCAACCTGCTATCAATGCAGTAGCAGTCATACAAACTTCCATCAAACACGTCGAAGCGGTCGCGGTCGCGGCTATCCGTGATGAAGCCAGCCAGGCCACGGCTGAAATCAAGCATGTGGCTACAGAACTTCTGGTGCAGGGCGCGGCCACATCTGAACTTACGAATTCCGCTCTGCCCGGAAACAAGGTTTTGATAAATAACCGTCGTACTGGCTTCGTCCGCCGCATTGAAGACCGTGTGCGCCTGGGTCTGGATATCGGCAGCGCAGGGCAGGGGGTTTGA
- a CDS encoding addiction module antidote protein, with translation MTTKKINVADLPDFDMAKYLPDNEAIAEYLTIVLEENDPAALADALGTIARARGMTEIAKASGIGREALYKALRPNAHPRFDTIARVCAALGVKLVAQVARA, from the coding sequence ATGACCACCAAAAAAATCAACGTCGCTGACCTGCCCGACTTCGACATGGCAAAGTACCTGCCTGACAATGAGGCCATTGCCGAGTACCTGACCATCGTGCTGGAAGAAAACGACCCTGCTGCGCTGGCCGATGCGCTGGGAACCATTGCTAGAGCGCGCGGCATGACCGAGATTGCCAAGGCCAGCGGCATTGGACGCGAGGCGCTGTACAAGGCCCTTCGCCCGAACGCGCACCCGCGCTTTGACACCATCGCCCGCGTGTGCGCGGCGCTGGGCGTCAAACTGGTGGCGCAGGTAGCGCGTGCGTAG
- a CDS encoding RES family NAD+ phosphorylase: MGGVTKDDSDENYVCYRCVDDDFLQREMKASGKKQACSYCRRKGIRSWTLQTLADRVQEVFDEHFQLSSDQPDLWQEMLLRDKESDYVWFREGEEPQEIIASYAEVSREIAIDIVEIWSSSSEHDPFEFDEDPFGDEARYIEITTSHGQIESSWSEMQDELLHRTRFFSKSTVDFLEELFNGIQEMSSYQGTAVQILDPTDFDGIYRARIAETDNKLKEILEGVPNQLGAQWGRSAKAGRMNAAGVTALYGAFDAETCIAEVRAPVGSQVVIGKFKLLRPLKILNLKHLENIYKKMSLFDPNFHKISDKMHFLRSLSSRLSVPVFSDGEQFDYLITQVIAEFLASIEPRIDGVAFASAQSGGESMNVVLFAHACEIKQPDFPQGTKTEFSVTADEDDDLEFNLVHKHPYPNGPAHTESDLIFENETQLIEKSTLELDFKSIQIRMIKAVKFTSSRSTVHHSELTGDIQELYSHQFKGIDGPEFDF; the protein is encoded by the coding sequence ATGGGCGGAGTGACAAAGGACGATAGCGACGAAAATTATGTCTGCTATAGATGCGTTGACGACGATTTTCTTCAACGCGAGATGAAAGCTTCAGGAAAAAAGCAGGCATGCAGCTATTGCAGGCGCAAAGGGATTCGCTCTTGGACGCTACAGACACTCGCAGATCGAGTGCAAGAGGTGTTCGATGAACACTTTCAACTTAGCTCGGACCAGCCTGACTTGTGGCAAGAAATGTTATTGCGCGACAAGGAAAGCGACTACGTGTGGTTTCGAGAAGGCGAAGAGCCTCAAGAAATCATCGCAAGCTATGCTGAGGTCTCACGAGAAATCGCCATCGACATCGTAGAGATTTGGTCTTCTAGCAGCGAACACGATCCGTTTGAATTCGACGAAGACCCATTCGGCGATGAAGCACGGTATATTGAAATAACAACGAGCCATGGTCAGATCGAGTCTAGTTGGTCTGAAATGCAGGATGAGTTACTACACCGAACGCGGTTCTTCAGCAAAAGCACAGTCGATTTTCTTGAAGAACTTTTTAACGGTATCCAAGAAATGTCTAGCTATCAAGGAACGGCGGTTCAAATCTTGGATCCAACTGATTTTGATGGCATATACCGAGCCCGTATTGCAGAGACTGATAACAAGTTAAAAGAGATCCTTGAGGGTGTTCCGAACCAGTTAGGGGCTCAATGGGGTAGAAGTGCGAAGGCGGGTCGCATGAACGCTGCAGGCGTTACCGCACTTTATGGTGCTTTTGATGCCGAAACATGTATCGCTGAGGTTCGTGCACCAGTTGGATCACAAGTTGTTATTGGTAAATTTAAATTATTGAGGCCGCTCAAAATTCTTAACTTGAAACATTTGGAGAATATTTATAAGAAGATGAGCTTGTTTGACCCAAACTTCCACAAAATTTCGGACAAAATGCACTTCCTGCGAAGCCTCTCATCTAGACTATCCGTACCCGTCTTTAGTGATGGCGAGCAGTTCGATTATTTAATTACTCAGGTAATCGCTGAGTTCTTAGCGTCCATCGAACCTCGCATTGATGGGGTGGCTTTCGCATCGGCCCAATCTGGTGGAGAGTCGATGAACGTTGTGCTGTTCGCGCACGCTTGTGAAATCAAGCAGCCTGACTTTCCGCAGGGTACTAAGACAGAATTTTCAGTGACTGCTGACGAAGACGATGACCTGGAGTTCAACTTGGTCCACAAACATCCCTACCCAAACGGTCCGGCGCATACGGAAAGTGATCTAATTTTTGAAAATGAAACTCAATTAATAGAGAAGTCTACTCTAGAACTCGACTTTAAGTCGATTCAGATTCGCATGATCAAAGCAGTTAAGTTCACTAGCAGCAGAAGTACAGTCCATCATTCAGAGTTAACTGGCGATATTCAAGAACTATATTCACACCAATTCAAGGGAATTGATGGACCTGAGTTCGATTTTTGA
- a CDS encoding HNH endonuclease — translation MIKIDYIDSIKTYIDEYDKTDHQIWNKTEGKIVEVRNTIRKHYLKEQSYCCAYCKIEKKETHGLTWDIEHILPKSLFPEYLFEPENLAIACKECNNPKDATNVLTNQSKKPIKYPSRSNDYSIVHPHFDKHHEHFEIIVIGKKRIYRILNEHKASQTYIACNLSRFDYKFAEWECFDSAIANEFSAFLDKCPPDANPAEIKRMLGHMKFVNK, via the coding sequence ATGATTAAAATTGATTATATTGACTCAATAAAAACTTATATTGATGAGTACGATAAGACAGATCATCAAATATGGAATAAAACCGAAGGAAAAATTGTCGAGGTTCGAAATACGATCCGAAAACACTATCTTAAAGAACAGTCTTATTGCTGCGCATACTGCAAAATAGAAAAAAAGGAAACGCACGGCTTAACATGGGACATTGAGCACATCCTACCAAAATCATTATTTCCAGAATATTTGTTTGAACCAGAAAACTTGGCCATCGCATGCAAAGAGTGCAATAACCCAAAGGATGCCACAAATGTTCTCACGAATCAATCAAAAAAACCAATCAAATATCCTTCAAGATCAAATGATTACTCTATTGTTCACCCGCACTTTGATAAACATCATGAGCATTTTGAAATTATCGTAATTGGAAAAAAAAGAATATATAGAATCCTCAATGAACACAAAGCAAGTCAAACTTATATTGCCTGTAATCTAAGTCGTTTTGATTATAAATTTGCCGAATGGGAATGTTTTGATAGCGCCATAGCTAATGAGTTTTCTGCATTTTTAGACAAATGCCCTCCAGATGCAAATCCAGCCGAAATAAAAAGAATGTTAGGCCATATGAAGTTTGTAAATAAATAA
- a CDS encoding antA/AntB antirepressor family protein — protein sequence MADFVTGTSALIPVFTGTLSNSTARLCDARTLHAFMQVKRDFATWVKGRIRKFGFEEGTDYLLTKSGEQLPSGTKYSIDYHLTLDMAKELSMVENNDMGRQARRYFIACEKSAITPAIDRTAHAVPAINPAALLLSGQSDPSATLPPELQKAIDLRAWTLAHEAYGLVREHLARRVAFQAVSGVPRRVDMARATQVISEGDLGTALARTWHDEMRMLTRTAEMSLQISLQALERIRAASAQGGAA from the coding sequence ATGGCTGATTTCGTCACGGGCACTTCTGCCCTCATTCCCGTCTTCACGGGCACCCTTTCCAATTCCACTGCCCGGCTGTGCGATGCGCGCACCCTGCATGCCTTCATGCAGGTCAAGCGCGACTTCGCGACTTGGGTCAAAGGCCGAATTCGCAAATTCGGCTTTGAAGAAGGCACGGACTACCTGCTCACCAAATCGGGGGAGCAGCTCCCAAGCGGCACAAAGTACAGCATCGACTACCACCTGACCCTCGACATGGCCAAAGAGCTGTCGATGGTCGAGAACAACGACATGGGCAGGCAGGCCCGGCGCTACTTCATCGCGTGCGAGAAATCAGCCATCACGCCAGCCATTGACCGCACCGCCCATGCCGTGCCCGCCATCAACCCGGCGGCCCTGCTGCTCAGCGGCCAGAGCGACCCAAGCGCCACGCTGCCGCCCGAGCTGCAAAAGGCCATCGACCTGCGCGCCTGGACGCTGGCCCACGAAGCCTATGGGCTGGTGCGCGAACACCTGGCGCGCCGTGTGGCGTTTCAGGCCGTCTCGGGCGTGCCCCGGCGCGTGGACATGGCGCGCGCCACCCAAGTCATCAGCGAAGGCGACCTGGGCACGGCGCTGGCGCGCACCTGGCACGACGAGATGCGCATGCTCACCCGCACGGCAGAAATGTCGCTGCAGATCAGCCTGCAAGCCCTTGAACGCATTCGCGCCGCCAGCGCGCAAGGCGGTGCCGCATGA
- a CDS encoding phage terminase large subunit family protein: MNYADSDSDHKGRAQRALRAMFRRAWKKMKPPPRLSIAAWTVKYRVLSNEESSLRGRFSWNVSPALRGIAEVANHHATRKVVVQKSAQVGYTAGIVCNVIGYHIHYKPSVIVAAFPRAQAAKDFASEKLDPMIRACAVLRSRINLKSRADGNSMLRKRFPGGLAKLVGTNSPSDVKSTSARVVIVEEPDDAATDVRGQGNSIKLLEERVKTYADHLILIGGTPTAKDASAVEAEMRKTDKRYFHVPCHSCGETHVLAWENVTIPEPEDGAVREIYGRHQHEQAFYTCPHCGTVWTDDERIANLRRAEACGGGWVATADSAIPGFYLNELLSTFDESRIPVLARKYLEAKDKLDRGDPNDMIAFWNSTLGITWEYRGELPEEDVLRARAEKYDEWTCPMGALEVHATVDVQHDRLAVTVWAFGRGEEMWLVYWGELYAPTVVAHAGAWIELEQLLDKRIRHATGAALRIKAVGIDCSDGQTSDATYAFVRKHHKADRPVLALKGASDAVGKVEIWTPPKKVDPNNRSTKAARHGVSVGIVGTAKAKDLILGWSENAGRVRLEGNGPGRMHWYEGVRDDFYEQLLSEIKIPSRNNPARREWKPRTDRRNEALDCTVYAVYLYRAMRLHLRRPAQWDLAEHAVRQAPLLLEGDDAVFAPSAPAVPMQTSALQASDAVVQAPASAPVPPAKKVQPTPNSDSSSDDALFAPIRFY, from the coding sequence GTGAACTACGCCGACTCCGATTCCGACCACAAGGGCAGGGCGCAGCGTGCCTTGCGCGCCATGTTCCGCCGCGCCTGGAAAAAGATGAAGCCGCCGCCCCGGCTGTCGATTGCCGCCTGGACGGTGAAATACCGCGTGCTGAGCAACGAGGAATCCTCGCTTCGCGGCCGCTTCAGCTGGAATGTCTCGCCCGCCCTGCGCGGCATCGCCGAGGTCGCCAACCACCACGCCACGCGCAAGGTCGTCGTGCAGAAAAGCGCCCAGGTCGGCTACACCGCCGGCATCGTCTGCAACGTCATCGGCTACCACATCCACTACAAGCCCAGCGTGATCGTGGCGGCCTTTCCCCGCGCCCAGGCGGCCAAGGACTTTGCCAGCGAAAAGCTCGATCCGATGATCCGCGCCTGCGCCGTGCTGCGCAGCCGCATCAACCTCAAGAGCCGGGCCGACGGCAACAGCATGTTGCGCAAGCGCTTTCCGGGCGGGCTGGCCAAGCTGGTCGGCACCAACAGCCCGAGCGATGTCAAGTCCACCAGCGCGCGCGTGGTGATCGTCGAGGAGCCCGACGATGCCGCCACCGATGTGCGCGGCCAGGGCAACTCCATCAAGCTGCTCGAAGAGCGCGTGAAGACCTATGCTGACCACCTGATCCTGATCGGCGGCACGCCCACGGCCAAGGACGCCAGCGCCGTCGAGGCCGAAATGCGCAAGACCGACAAGCGCTACTTTCACGTTCCCTGCCATTCATGCGGCGAGACCCACGTGCTGGCCTGGGAAAACGTCACCATCCCCGAACCTGAAGACGGCGCGGTGCGTGAAATCTACGGCCGCCACCAGCACGAACAGGCCTTCTACACCTGCCCGCATTGCGGCACGGTGTGGACCGACGACGAGCGCATTGCCAACCTGCGGCGCGCCGAGGCCTGCGGCGGCGGCTGGGTCGCCACGGCCGACAGCGCCATTCCGGGCTTCTACCTCAACGAGCTGCTGAGCACCTTTGACGAGTCGCGCATCCCCGTGCTGGCGCGCAAGTACCTGGAGGCCAAGGACAAGCTCGACCGGGGCGACCCGAACGACATGATCGCGTTCTGGAACTCCACGCTGGGCATCACCTGGGAATACCGGGGCGAGCTGCCCGAGGAAGACGTGCTGCGCGCCCGGGCCGAAAAATACGACGAGTGGACCTGCCCGATGGGCGCTCTGGAAGTGCATGCCACGGTGGACGTGCAGCACGACCGGCTGGCCGTGACCGTGTGGGCCTTCGGGCGCGGCGAAGAAATGTGGCTGGTCTATTGGGGCGAGCTGTACGCCCCGACCGTGGTCGCGCATGCCGGCGCCTGGATCGAGCTGGAGCAACTCCTCGACAAGCGCATCCGCCACGCCACCGGCGCCGCGCTGCGCATCAAGGCCGTGGGCATTGACTGCTCGGACGGCCAGACCAGCGACGCCACCTATGCCTTCGTGCGCAAGCACCACAAGGCAGACCGGCCGGTGCTGGCCCTCAAGGGCGCGTCTGACGCCGTCGGCAAGGTGGAAATCTGGACGCCGCCCAAGAAAGTGGACCCCAACAACCGCTCCACCAAGGCCGCGCGCCATGGCGTTTCCGTAGGCATCGTGGGCACCGCCAAGGCCAAGGACCTGATTCTGGGCTGGTCGGAAAACGCCGGCCGCGTGCGGCTCGAAGGCAACGGTCCCGGTCGCATGCACTGGTACGAAGGCGTGCGCGACGACTTCTACGAGCAGCTACTGAGCGAGATCAAGATTCCGAGCCGCAACAACCCGGCCCGGCGCGAGTGGAAGCCGCGCACCGACCGGCGCAACGAGGCGCTGGACTGCACCGTGTACGCCGTCTATCTGTACCGCGCCATGCGATTACACCTGCGCCGGCCCGCCCAGTGGGACCTGGCCGAACATGCCGTGCGCCAGGCGCCGCTGCTGCTGGAGGGTGACGACGCCGTGTTTGCGCCGTCAGCGCCAGCCGTTCCTATGCAGACGTCTGCACTGCAGGCTTCTGATGCGGTGGTGCAAGCGCCAGCGTCTGCACCCGTACCACCAGCGAAAAAAGTTCAGCCAACTCCAAATTCAGACAGTAGCAGCGACGACGCACTGTTTGCCCCCATCCGTTTTTACTGA
- a CDS encoding type II toxin-antitoxin system RelE/ParE family toxin, whose protein sequence is MFIVKTLPEFTDWLDGIKDRMTQRRLARRLEKTLKGNLGDVKPVGEGVFEMREFFGPGWRMYYVQQGNVLIVMLGGGDKSTQQADIAAAIALSKTL, encoded by the coding sequence ATGTTCATCGTGAAAACCCTGCCCGAATTCACCGATTGGCTCGATGGTATCAAAGATCGAATGACGCAGCGCCGCTTGGCTCGCCGCCTTGAAAAAACCCTCAAGGGCAATCTGGGCGATGTCAAGCCGGTTGGTGAGGGAGTCTTTGAGATGCGCGAGTTCTTTGGCCCAGGCTGGCGCATGTATTACGTGCAGCAGGGCAACGTGTTGATCGTGATGCTGGGCGGGGGCGACAAGTCCACCCAGCAGGCCGATATTGCGGCGGCCATCGCCCTGTCCAAAACCCTTTGA
- a CDS encoding phage antirepressor N-terminal domain-containing protein: MAHVALTLVKFHGATLSVILINGVPHVAIKPICEAIGLDWASQLQRIKRHPVLSTCVVITTMQMSGDDQARDAVMLPLDKLNGWLFGVSVRRVKPELRERLTRYQAECFDALARHFGAAAPHQDIAAAPPPVNIHARPAPDSIDVRGLLLSGQSDPVHLTSTQQALIDARAWTLAREAYELSRQHMARRVAYRSTTAQRNDPASPTVADIVASTTLGNALAHEWHGQIRQLESTARMLARLSADTFADLQKVVRQTTKPDGLDSDI, from the coding sequence ATGGCCCATGTCGCACTCACGCTCGTGAAATTTCACGGTGCTACTCTTTCCGTCATCCTCATCAACGGCGTGCCCCACGTCGCCATCAAGCCGATCTGCGAGGCCATCGGCCTTGACTGGGCATCGCAGTTGCAGCGCATCAAGCGCCACCCGGTGCTCTCGACCTGCGTGGTTATAACGACCATGCAGATGTCGGGCGACGACCAGGCGCGTGATGCCGTCATGCTGCCGCTGGACAAGCTCAACGGCTGGCTGTTCGGCGTCAGCGTGCGCCGCGTCAAGCCCGAGCTGCGCGAACGCCTGACGCGCTACCAAGCCGAATGCTTCGACGCGCTGGCCCGCCACTTCGGCGCCGCCGCACCACATCAAGATATCGCTGCTGCTCCTCCTCCCGTGAACATTCACGCACGGCCAGCACCAGACAGCATTGACGTGCGCGGCCTGTTGCTTTCCGGCCAAAGCGATCCGGTACATCTCACGTCCACCCAGCAAGCCCTGATTGATGCCCGCGCCTGGACGCTGGCCCGCGAAGCGTATGAGCTGAGCCGCCAGCACATGGCGCGCCGCGTGGCCTATCGCAGCACCACAGCGCAGCGCAATGACCCGGCCAGTCCCACGGTGGCCGATATCGTCGCGTCCACCACGCTCGGCAACGCGCTGGCGCACGAGTGGCATGGCCAGATTCGCCAGCTCGAAAGCACCGCCCGCATGCTGGCCCGACTGTCCGCTGACACCTTCGCCGACCTGCAAAAGGTTGTGCGCCAAACGACTAAGCCCGATGGCTTGGATTCGGATATCTGA
- a CDS encoding Mor transcription activator family protein, whose product MTTAFEDPLDIIEEEARAMALCFGAADGEAMASALVKRVITRMAGARFYVPTISARQRQQEHAAIRRKFTGANVQELAKEYGMSARHVRRIVSDA is encoded by the coding sequence ATGACCACAGCCTTTGAAGACCCGCTCGACATCATTGAAGAAGAGGCCCGCGCCATGGCACTGTGCTTTGGCGCGGCTGACGGCGAGGCGATGGCCAGCGCCCTGGTGAAACGCGTCATCACGCGCATGGCAGGCGCCCGCTTTTATGTGCCGACCATCAGCGCCCGCCAGCGGCAGCAGGAGCATGCCGCAATTCGCCGCAAGTTCACGGGCGCCAATGTGCAGGAGTTGGCAAAGGAGTACGGGATGAGTGCGCGGCATGTGCGGCGCATTGTTTCCGATGCTTAA
- a CDS encoding phage regulatory CII family protein produces MFSMRATISIPAGLAYGENEALPDSPGSPDVRIAIANMVHSFPGGVAALAKRSGVSANSLQHKVNLNNDTHHLKVDELQRLLRASGDIGPTQALAAMQGHVCIRINPVTPTSLLDGQARLLDSVAELSRAVRDAGESGMPVTKTLIRRAEFHLGELLGNANALVSVLRARMPRHEGYTK; encoded by the coding sequence GTGTTTTCCATGAGAGCAACTATCTCAATTCCGGCCGGGCTTGCCTATGGCGAAAATGAGGCGCTGCCAGACAGTCCAGGTTCGCCCGATGTGCGTATAGCGATAGCCAACATGGTTCATTCGTTCCCTGGCGGGGTCGCTGCCCTGGCAAAGCGTTCTGGCGTGTCGGCAAATTCCTTGCAGCACAAGGTCAACCTCAATAACGACACGCACCACCTCAAGGTGGATGAGCTGCAGCGCTTGCTGCGCGCGTCGGGTGATATCGGACCGACTCAAGCCCTGGCGGCGATGCAGGGGCATGTCTGCATCCGGATCAACCCCGTCACGCCCACGAGCTTGCTCGATGGTCAGGCCCGGCTGCTCGACTCTGTTGCAGAGCTGAGCCGGGCCGTGCGTGATGCGGGTGAATCGGGGATGCCGGTCACGAAAACCCTGATCCGCCGGGCAGAGTTCCACCTGGGTGAGCTGCTCGGCAATGCCAACGCGCTCGTTTCGGTGCTGCGGGCCAGGATGCCGCGCCATGAGGGGTACACCAAGTGA
- a CDS encoding helix-turn-helix domain-containing protein, which produces MSASLSLDLAAHLWRCALPRGISKLVLQCFCHHVNNESGLSWPSIVRVALMCGMSERTVQGHVRALVKAGILRPRLRIGHATRYTVHLDGLAPLVFPSTLGGGVAVPGDLWQDAGAVDNPAPTPAVFAAPPAENGTPPPQISTLTPAESAPITVLNNKENTEGTGAPALPATLMMIDGVNPKVLADFAAIRKAKRKEPVTAAVIEEICQQARLAGLTLEQALQTCCDPRRKWARFEASWLQAAPGGWASTATTAATPAPALWKPPVAKPAAPEVVAAGRARIAALRQAAVGAGLGSTKGCGWAHAAIEKHQSGQPVRRAVLLDACAALRLNPASLGAGRMH; this is translated from the coding sequence ATGAGCGCCAGCCTGAGCCTTGATCTGGCCGCGCATCTCTGGCGCTGCGCCCTGCCCCGTGGCATTTCCAAGCTGGTGCTGCAGTGCTTTTGCCACCACGTCAACAATGAATCCGGCCTGAGCTGGCCGTCCATCGTCCGCGTGGCGCTGATGTGCGGCATGAGCGAGCGCACGGTGCAGGGGCATGTGCGCGCGCTGGTCAAGGCCGGCATCCTGCGGCCCCGACTGCGCATCGGCCACGCCACGCGCTACACGGTTCACCTGGACGGCCTGGCGCCGCTGGTGTTTCCGTCCACGCTGGGCGGGGGCGTTGCCGTGCCGGGTGACCTGTGGCAAGACGCTGGCGCGGTGGACAACCCGGCCCCGACCCCCGCAGTTTTTGCAGCACCCCCCGCAGAAAACGGCACGCCACCCCCGCAGATTTCGACCTTGACCCCCGCAGAATCTGCACCCATAACTGTATTGAACAATAAAGAGAACACAGAAGGAACAGGCGCACCGGCCTTGCCGGCGACGCTGATGATGATTGATGGCGTAAACCCGAAAGTCCTGGCCGACTTCGCGGCCATCCGCAAAGCCAAGCGAAAGGAGCCGGTCACGGCGGCGGTGATCGAAGAGATTTGTCAGCAAGCCCGCCTTGCCGGCCTGACGCTGGAGCAGGCGCTGCAGACCTGCTGCGACCCGCGCCGCAAGTGGGCACGGTTTGAGGCCAGTTGGCTTCAGGCTGCGCCCGGTGGCTGGGCCAGCACAGCCACCACGGCGGCAACGCCAGCGCCCGCGCTGTGGAAGCCGCCAGTCGCCAAACCCGCAGCGCCCGAAGTCGTGGCCGCTGGCCGCGCGCGCATCGCCGCCCTGCGCCAAGCCGCTGTGGGCGCAGGCCTGGGCAGCACCAAGGGCTGCGGCTGGGCGCACGCAGCCATCGAAAAGCACCAGTCCGGCCAGCCCGTGCGCCGCGCCGTGCTACTCGACGCTTGCGCCGCGCTCAGGCTGAACCCGGCGAGTTTGGGCGCGGGGCGGATGCATTGA
- a CDS encoding terminase small subunit has protein sequence MRIKGQEQIASVFGVAPKTITEWQVMGFPVAVQGGPGVASEYYTPACVQWLVDREIRKVRVESPKDRVFRLQGDKLEREELKEARLLILASEVEPLWSSAVLGAREFLAGEPPRLASLAMGLGKPALEALLRETFEQFLGRLSNWQAADDDLDEAEDEGDADDEAPE, from the coding sequence ATGCGCATCAAGGGTCAGGAACAGATCGCTTCGGTCTTCGGGGTCGCTCCCAAGACGATCACCGAGTGGCAGGTAATGGGTTTTCCTGTCGCGGTCCAGGGCGGCCCGGGCGTGGCCAGCGAGTACTACACGCCCGCCTGTGTGCAGTGGCTGGTGGACCGCGAGATCCGCAAGGTGCGGGTTGAATCCCCCAAGGACCGGGTGTTTCGCCTGCAGGGCGACAAGCTGGAGCGCGAAGAACTCAAGGAGGCCCGTCTGCTGATCCTGGCCAGCGAGGTCGAGCCGCTGTGGAGCAGCGCCGTCCTGGGCGCCCGCGAATTCCTGGCGGGCGAGCCGCCCCGGCTGGCTTCGCTGGCGATGGGTCTGGGCAAGCCGGCGCTGGAAGCCCTGCTGCGCGAGACCTTCGAGCAATTCCTCGGGCGTCTGTCCAACTGGCAGGCCGCCGACGACGACCTGGACGAAGCCGAGGATGAAGGCGATGCCGACGACGAGGCGCCCGAGTGA